Proteins from one Coregonus clupeaformis isolate EN_2021a chromosome 29, ASM2061545v1, whole genome shotgun sequence genomic window:
- the LOC121544786 gene encoding sine oculis-binding protein homolog A-like isoform X3, with protein MAEMEKEGRPPENKRSRKPAHPVKREINEEMKSFAENTMNELLGWYGYDKVDLRDQDNIDIRNYPDGEVQHISVLKENYLPKIPGGSGENSDVSPNQANSSHSTPTSRNGVTESSTTPSTSTPSTREHGNMPIIVPLIPPPMIKPPADEDVSNVQIMCAWCQKVGVKRYSLNMGTELKSFCSEKCFAACRRAYFKRNKLGYLRNYSARDEDGHGEKLPQHSYSKDTPRLVFKTNSDVLVCDWCKHIRHTKEYLDFGAGERRLQFCSAKCLNQYKMDIFYKETQAALPGGLCNSGHGPVEGKSESSTGLQLLTPDSWGTPLGDLRRKAPSPGGNSSVLVPSSSTAASPSETGTVCSPSSSSAKNPTPRPHESQTLPPPPHPSLHPPMGVPSGSPPMVMTPRGPVPLPFFMEHQMMQQMRPSFFRPPPHGPGPNSPLSNPMIPGIGPPPPPPRTLAPPSSPMHRPQFSPHHHPANNPNLGGNLPGMMPPYPGLHIPGFPFPSNMMPNGPMHMPHMMNFGIPSLAPLVPPPTLLVPYPVIVPLPVPIPIPIPFPFNPKTSNDNPSNNNNPIPSASGETTDPTEPKPFSPSSSREELKLGPSSSGVHSLDFSGYTLGRFGSERSRTDMVDLTVKTESPGSATTLGLSLSGGPAASLPEGVIDLTLGRRSRLQQVIQRVVPSVQVKVEPDRDSSSPPPSGPSPLDASVKGDSSLEDMSQEVREAISVSLEPNSLSCCQATSPSPQPNQNSYPTQLTNHPGTPQRQPCNPAAPFNVIVNGSSQSTDSPGRSTLPTPPSDPGRRGGGGEPANCELEREALKENSCSVAEWEPGKRGPSEEAAHGGTDEGKLEAYGDLMDLDDDDDHAYALPLLLPKAGCVIQPVPKPNDKTAIVSCSISAPLAAGAGSPELELPLKRRCLRIRNQNK; from the exons ATGGCAGAGATGGAAAAAGAGGGCAGACCCCCCGAAAATAAAAGAAGCAGAAAACCGGCTCACCCCGTGAAAAGGGAAATCAACGAAGAAATGAAG AGTTTTGCAGAGAACACTATGAACGAACTGCTGGGCTGGTACGGCTATGACAAGGTAGACCTGAGAGACCAGGACAACATCGACATACGGAACTACCCAGATGGAGAGGTACAACACATCTCTGTCCTGAAAG AAAACTATTTGCCAAAAATCCCAGGAGGATCGGGGGAGAACAGCGATGTCTCCCCAAACCAAGCCAATAGCTCCCACTCTACACCGACATCGAGGAACGGAGTGACAGAGTCCTCCACCACTCCGTCCACCTCCACACCCAGCACCAGGGAGCATGGGAACATGCCGATCATAGTCCCACTGATCCCACCCCCCATGATCAAGCCACCAGCAG ACGAGGATGTGTCTAACGTCCAGATCATGTGCGCGTGGTGTCAGAAGGTTGGCGTCAAACGCTACTCCCTCAACATGGGCACTGAGCTGAAGAGCTTCTGCAGTGAGAAGTGCTTTGCCGCCTGCCGCAGAGCCTACTTCAAGAGAAACAAG CTTGGATATTTAAGGAATTACAGT GCGAGAGACGAAGACGGCCATGGTGAGAAATTACCCCAGCACAGCTATTCTAAGGATACGCCCAGGCTTGTCTTCAAAACAAACAGCGATGTGCTT GTGTGTGACTGGTGCAAACACATCCGCCACACCAAGGAGTACCTGGACTTTGGTGCCGGAGAACGGAGGCTGCAGTTCTGCAGTGCCAAATGCCTGAACCAGTACAAGATGGACATCTTCTACAAAGAGACTCAGGCGGCGCTGCCGGGGGGCCTGTGTAACTCAGGACACGGCCCTGTGGAGGGCAAGTCAGAGAGCAGCACCGGGTTGCAGCTCTTAACCCCCGATTCCTGGGGCACACCTTTGGGTGACTTACGCCGCAAAGCCCCTTCCCCTGGGGGAAACTCCTCTGTGCTAGTCCCCTCCAGCTCCACCGCTGCCTCTCCCTCTGAGACAGGCACTGTCTGCTCTCCTTCTTCCTCGTCTGCCAAAAACCCCACGCCCAGACCCCACGAGAGTCAAACCTTACCCCCTCCCCCACACCCCTCTCTGCACCCTCCCATGGGAGTCCCCTCGGGCAGCCCCCCCATGGTGATGACGCCCCGGGGGCCCGTGCCCCTGCCCTTCTTCATGGAGCATCAGATGATGCAGCAGATGCGCCCGTCGTTCTTCCGCCCACCTCCCCACGGCCCAGGCCCCAACAGCCCTCTGTCCAACCCCATGATCCCTGGCATCggaccaccacccccaccacccagAACCCTGGCTCCGCCGTCCAGCCCTATGCACAGGCCCCAGTTctcaccccaccaccaccccgcCAACAACCCCAACCTGGGAGGGAACCTTCCAGGGATGATGCCACCCTATCCAGGCCTACACATACCCGGTTTTCCTTTCCCCTCCAACATGATGCCAAATGGGCCCATGCATATGCCGCACATGATGAACTTCGGTATACCTTCCCTCGCACCCCTGGTGCCTCCGCCAACCCTGCTGGTCCCTTACCCTGTCATCGTGCCCCTGCCGGTGCCCATCCCTATCCCCATACCCTTCCCCTTCAACCCCAAGACCTCCAACGACAAccccagcaacaacaacaaccccaTTCCCAGTGCGTCGGGGGAGACCACTGATCCGACAGAGCCCAAGCCTTTCTCCCCTAGTTCCTCCAGAGAAGAACTGAAGTTGGGGCCCTCCAGTTCTGGGGTGCACTCCTTGGACTTCTCTGGCTACACTCTGGGCCGCTTTGGCTCTGAGAGGAGTAGGACTGACATGGTGGACCTGACCGTGAAGACTGAGAGTCCGGGGAGTGCCACAACCTTGGGCCTCTCGCTCTCTGGTGGCCCCGCGGCCTCCCTCCCCGAGGGAGTGATCGACCTGACTCTGGGCCGGCGGTCGCGGCTGCAGCAGGTCATCCAGCGGGTGGTGCCCAGTGTCCAGGTGAAGGTGGAACCGGACAGGGACTCATCCAGCCCCCCACCCTCTGGACCATCCCCTCTGGATGCCTCTGTGAAGGGGGACAGCAGCCTAGAGGACATGAGCCAGGAGGTCAGGGAGGCCATTAGTGTCTCTCTGGAGCCAAACTCCCTATCTTGTTGCCAGGCCACATCACCATCCCCCCAGCCAAACCAAAACTCCTACCCCACCCAGCTCACAAACCACCCTGGCACCCCACAGAGACAGCCCTGCAACCCCGCTGCCCCCTTTAATGTCATAGTAAACGGCAGCAGTCAATCCACAGACAGTCCCGGCAGGAGCACGTTACCCACACCTCCGTCTGACCCTGGccggagaggaggaggtggcgaACCGGCCAACTGTGAGCTGGAGCGGGAGGCGCTGAAGGAGAACAGCTGCTCAGTGGCAGAGTGGGAACCAGGTAAGAGGGGCCCGAGTGAGGAGGCAGCACACGGGGGCACTGATGAAGGCAAGCTGGAAGCTTACGGCGACCTTATGGATCTGGACGATGATGACGACCACGCCTATGCACTGCCCCTGCTGCTGCCCAAGGCTGGCTGTGTCATCCAGCCTGTGCCAAAGCCCAACGACAAGACGGCCATCGTGTCCTGTAGCATCAGCGCTCCCCTGGCGGCAGGGGCAGGGAGCCCCGAGCTGGAGCTGCCACTAAAGAGGAGGTGCCTGCGAATACGCAATCAGAACAAATGA
- the LOC121544786 gene encoding sine oculis-binding protein homolog A-like isoform X4, whose amino-acid sequence MAEMEKEGRPPENKRSRKPAHPVKREINEEMKSFAENTMNELLGWYGYDKVDLRDQDNIDIRNYPDGEVQHISVLKENYLPKIPGGSGENSDVSPNQANSSHSTPTSRNGVTESSTTPSTSTPSTREHGNMPIIVPLIPPPMIKPPADEDVSNVQIMCAWCQKVGVKRYSLNMGTELKSFCSEKCFAACRRAYFKRNKARDEDGHGEKLPQHSYSKDTPRLVFKTNSDVLVCDWCKHIRHTKEYLDFGAGERRLQFCSAKCLNQYKMDIFYKETQAALPGGLCNSGHGPVEGKSESSTGLQLLTPDSWGTPLGDLRRKAPSPGGNSSVLVPSSSTAASPSETGTVCSPSSSSAKNPTPRPHESQTLPPPPHPSLHPPMGVPSGSPPMVMTPRGPVPLPFFMEHQMMQQMRPSFFRPPPHGPGPNSPLSNPMIPGIGPPPPPPRTLAPPSSPMHRPQFSPHHHPANNPNLGGNLPGMMPPYPGLHIPGFPFPSNMMPNGPMHMPHMMNFGIPSLAPLVPPPTLLVPYPVIVPLPVPIPIPIPFPFNPKTSNDNPSNNNNPIPSASGETTDPTEPKPFSPSSSREELKLGPSSSGVHSLDFSGYTLGRFGSERSRTDMVDLTVKTESPGSATTLGLSLSGGPAASLPEGVIDLTLGRRSRLQQVIQRVVPSVQVKVEPDRDSSSPPPSGPSPLDASVKGDSSLEDMSQEVREAISVSLEPNSLSCCQATSPSPQPNQNSYPTQLTNHPGTPQRQPCNPAAPFNVIVNGSSQSTDSPGRSTLPTPPSDPGRRGGGGEPANCELEREALKENSCSVAEWEPGKRGPSEEAAHGGTDEGKLEAYGDLMDLDDDDDHAYALPLLLPKAGCVIQPVPKPNDKTAIVSCSISAPLAAGAGSPELELPLKRRCLRIRNQNK is encoded by the exons ATGGCAGAGATGGAAAAAGAGGGCAGACCCCCCGAAAATAAAAGAAGCAGAAAACCGGCTCACCCCGTGAAAAGGGAAATCAACGAAGAAATGAAG AGTTTTGCAGAGAACACTATGAACGAACTGCTGGGCTGGTACGGCTATGACAAGGTAGACCTGAGAGACCAGGACAACATCGACATACGGAACTACCCAGATGGAGAGGTACAACACATCTCTGTCCTGAAAG AAAACTATTTGCCAAAAATCCCAGGAGGATCGGGGGAGAACAGCGATGTCTCCCCAAACCAAGCCAATAGCTCCCACTCTACACCGACATCGAGGAACGGAGTGACAGAGTCCTCCACCACTCCGTCCACCTCCACACCCAGCACCAGGGAGCATGGGAACATGCCGATCATAGTCCCACTGATCCCACCCCCCATGATCAAGCCACCAGCAG ACGAGGATGTGTCTAACGTCCAGATCATGTGCGCGTGGTGTCAGAAGGTTGGCGTCAAACGCTACTCCCTCAACATGGGCACTGAGCTGAAGAGCTTCTGCAGTGAGAAGTGCTTTGCCGCCTGCCGCAGAGCCTACTTCAAGAGAAACAAG GCGAGAGACGAAGACGGCCATGGTGAGAAATTACCCCAGCACAGCTATTCTAAGGATACGCCCAGGCTTGTCTTCAAAACAAACAGCGATGTGCTT GTGTGTGACTGGTGCAAACACATCCGCCACACCAAGGAGTACCTGGACTTTGGTGCCGGAGAACGGAGGCTGCAGTTCTGCAGTGCCAAATGCCTGAACCAGTACAAGATGGACATCTTCTACAAAGAGACTCAGGCGGCGCTGCCGGGGGGCCTGTGTAACTCAGGACACGGCCCTGTGGAGGGCAAGTCAGAGAGCAGCACCGGGTTGCAGCTCTTAACCCCCGATTCCTGGGGCACACCTTTGGGTGACTTACGCCGCAAAGCCCCTTCCCCTGGGGGAAACTCCTCTGTGCTAGTCCCCTCCAGCTCCACCGCTGCCTCTCCCTCTGAGACAGGCACTGTCTGCTCTCCTTCTTCCTCGTCTGCCAAAAACCCCACGCCCAGACCCCACGAGAGTCAAACCTTACCCCCTCCCCCACACCCCTCTCTGCACCCTCCCATGGGAGTCCCCTCGGGCAGCCCCCCCATGGTGATGACGCCCCGGGGGCCCGTGCCCCTGCCCTTCTTCATGGAGCATCAGATGATGCAGCAGATGCGCCCGTCGTTCTTCCGCCCACCTCCCCACGGCCCAGGCCCCAACAGCCCTCTGTCCAACCCCATGATCCCTGGCATCggaccaccacccccaccacccagAACCCTGGCTCCGCCGTCCAGCCCTATGCACAGGCCCCAGTTctcaccccaccaccaccccgcCAACAACCCCAACCTGGGAGGGAACCTTCCAGGGATGATGCCACCCTATCCAGGCCTACACATACCCGGTTTTCCTTTCCCCTCCAACATGATGCCAAATGGGCCCATGCATATGCCGCACATGATGAACTTCGGTATACCTTCCCTCGCACCCCTGGTGCCTCCGCCAACCCTGCTGGTCCCTTACCCTGTCATCGTGCCCCTGCCGGTGCCCATCCCTATCCCCATACCCTTCCCCTTCAACCCCAAGACCTCCAACGACAAccccagcaacaacaacaaccccaTTCCCAGTGCGTCGGGGGAGACCACTGATCCGACAGAGCCCAAGCCTTTCTCCCCTAGTTCCTCCAGAGAAGAACTGAAGTTGGGGCCCTCCAGTTCTGGGGTGCACTCCTTGGACTTCTCTGGCTACACTCTGGGCCGCTTTGGCTCTGAGAGGAGTAGGACTGACATGGTGGACCTGACCGTGAAGACTGAGAGTCCGGGGAGTGCCACAACCTTGGGCCTCTCGCTCTCTGGTGGCCCCGCGGCCTCCCTCCCCGAGGGAGTGATCGACCTGACTCTGGGCCGGCGGTCGCGGCTGCAGCAGGTCATCCAGCGGGTGGTGCCCAGTGTCCAGGTGAAGGTGGAACCGGACAGGGACTCATCCAGCCCCCCACCCTCTGGACCATCCCCTCTGGATGCCTCTGTGAAGGGGGACAGCAGCCTAGAGGACATGAGCCAGGAGGTCAGGGAGGCCATTAGTGTCTCTCTGGAGCCAAACTCCCTATCTTGTTGCCAGGCCACATCACCATCCCCCCAGCCAAACCAAAACTCCTACCCCACCCAGCTCACAAACCACCCTGGCACCCCACAGAGACAGCCCTGCAACCCCGCTGCCCCCTTTAATGTCATAGTAAACGGCAGCAGTCAATCCACAGACAGTCCCGGCAGGAGCACGTTACCCACACCTCCGTCTGACCCTGGccggagaggaggaggtggcgaACCGGCCAACTGTGAGCTGGAGCGGGAGGCGCTGAAGGAGAACAGCTGCTCAGTGGCAGAGTGGGAACCAGGTAAGAGGGGCCCGAGTGAGGAGGCAGCACACGGGGGCACTGATGAAGGCAAGCTGGAAGCTTACGGCGACCTTATGGATCTGGACGATGATGACGACCACGCCTATGCACTGCCCCTGCTGCTGCCCAAGGCTGGCTGTGTCATCCAGCCTGTGCCAAAGCCCAACGACAAGACGGCCATCGTGTCCTGTAGCATCAGCGCTCCCCTGGCGGCAGGGGCAGGGAGCCCCGAGCTGGAGCTGCCACTAAAGAGGAGGTGCCTGCGAATACGCAATCAGAACAAATGA
- the LOC121544786 gene encoding sine oculis-binding protein homolog A-like isoform X6, with amino-acid sequence MAEMEKEGRPPENKRSRKPAHPVKREINEEMKSFAENTMNELLGWYGYDKVDLRDQDNIDIRNYPDGEVQHISVLKENYLPKIPGGSGENSDVSPNQANSSHSTPTSRNGVTESSTTPSTSTPSTREHGNMPIIVPLIPPPMIKPPADEDVSNVQIMCAWCQKVGVKRYSLNMGTELKSFCSEKCFAACRRAYFKRNKVCDWCKHIRHTKEYLDFGAGERRLQFCSAKCLNQYKMDIFYKETQAALPGGLCNSGHGPVEGKSESSTGLQLLTPDSWGTPLGDLRRKAPSPGGNSSVLVPSSSTAASPSETGTVCSPSSSSAKNPTPRPHESQTLPPPPHPSLHPPMGVPSGSPPMVMTPRGPVPLPFFMEHQMMQQMRPSFFRPPPHGPGPNSPLSNPMIPGIGPPPPPPRTLAPPSSPMHRPQFSPHHHPANNPNLGGNLPGMMPPYPGLHIPGFPFPSNMMPNGPMHMPHMMNFGIPSLAPLVPPPTLLVPYPVIVPLPVPIPIPIPFPFNPKTSNDNPSNNNNPIPSASGETTDPTEPKPFSPSSSREELKLGPSSSGVHSLDFSGYTLGRFGSERSRTDMVDLTVKTESPGSATTLGLSLSGGPAASLPEGVIDLTLGRRSRLQQVIQRVVPSVQVKVEPDRDSSSPPPSGPSPLDASVKGDSSLEDMSQEVREAISVSLEPNSLSCCQATSPSPQPNQNSYPTQLTNHPGTPQRQPCNPAAPFNVIVNGSSQSTDSPGRSTLPTPPSDPGRRGGGGEPANCELEREALKENSCSVAEWEPGKRGPSEEAAHGGTDEGKLEAYGDLMDLDDDDDHAYALPLLLPKAGCVIQPVPKPNDKTAIVSCSISAPLAAGAGSPELELPLKRRCLRIRNQNK; translated from the exons ATGGCAGAGATGGAAAAAGAGGGCAGACCCCCCGAAAATAAAAGAAGCAGAAAACCGGCTCACCCCGTGAAAAGGGAAATCAACGAAGAAATGAAG AGTTTTGCAGAGAACACTATGAACGAACTGCTGGGCTGGTACGGCTATGACAAGGTAGACCTGAGAGACCAGGACAACATCGACATACGGAACTACCCAGATGGAGAGGTACAACACATCTCTGTCCTGAAAG AAAACTATTTGCCAAAAATCCCAGGAGGATCGGGGGAGAACAGCGATGTCTCCCCAAACCAAGCCAATAGCTCCCACTCTACACCGACATCGAGGAACGGAGTGACAGAGTCCTCCACCACTCCGTCCACCTCCACACCCAGCACCAGGGAGCATGGGAACATGCCGATCATAGTCCCACTGATCCCACCCCCCATGATCAAGCCACCAGCAG ACGAGGATGTGTCTAACGTCCAGATCATGTGCGCGTGGTGTCAGAAGGTTGGCGTCAAACGCTACTCCCTCAACATGGGCACTGAGCTGAAGAGCTTCTGCAGTGAGAAGTGCTTTGCCGCCTGCCGCAGAGCCTACTTCAAGAGAAACAAG GTGTGTGACTGGTGCAAACACATCCGCCACACCAAGGAGTACCTGGACTTTGGTGCCGGAGAACGGAGGCTGCAGTTCTGCAGTGCCAAATGCCTGAACCAGTACAAGATGGACATCTTCTACAAAGAGACTCAGGCGGCGCTGCCGGGGGGCCTGTGTAACTCAGGACACGGCCCTGTGGAGGGCAAGTCAGAGAGCAGCACCGGGTTGCAGCTCTTAACCCCCGATTCCTGGGGCACACCTTTGGGTGACTTACGCCGCAAAGCCCCTTCCCCTGGGGGAAACTCCTCTGTGCTAGTCCCCTCCAGCTCCACCGCTGCCTCTCCCTCTGAGACAGGCACTGTCTGCTCTCCTTCTTCCTCGTCTGCCAAAAACCCCACGCCCAGACCCCACGAGAGTCAAACCTTACCCCCTCCCCCACACCCCTCTCTGCACCCTCCCATGGGAGTCCCCTCGGGCAGCCCCCCCATGGTGATGACGCCCCGGGGGCCCGTGCCCCTGCCCTTCTTCATGGAGCATCAGATGATGCAGCAGATGCGCCCGTCGTTCTTCCGCCCACCTCCCCACGGCCCAGGCCCCAACAGCCCTCTGTCCAACCCCATGATCCCTGGCATCggaccaccacccccaccacccagAACCCTGGCTCCGCCGTCCAGCCCTATGCACAGGCCCCAGTTctcaccccaccaccaccccgcCAACAACCCCAACCTGGGAGGGAACCTTCCAGGGATGATGCCACCCTATCCAGGCCTACACATACCCGGTTTTCCTTTCCCCTCCAACATGATGCCAAATGGGCCCATGCATATGCCGCACATGATGAACTTCGGTATACCTTCCCTCGCACCCCTGGTGCCTCCGCCAACCCTGCTGGTCCCTTACCCTGTCATCGTGCCCCTGCCGGTGCCCATCCCTATCCCCATACCCTTCCCCTTCAACCCCAAGACCTCCAACGACAAccccagcaacaacaacaaccccaTTCCCAGTGCGTCGGGGGAGACCACTGATCCGACAGAGCCCAAGCCTTTCTCCCCTAGTTCCTCCAGAGAAGAACTGAAGTTGGGGCCCTCCAGTTCTGGGGTGCACTCCTTGGACTTCTCTGGCTACACTCTGGGCCGCTTTGGCTCTGAGAGGAGTAGGACTGACATGGTGGACCTGACCGTGAAGACTGAGAGTCCGGGGAGTGCCACAACCTTGGGCCTCTCGCTCTCTGGTGGCCCCGCGGCCTCCCTCCCCGAGGGAGTGATCGACCTGACTCTGGGCCGGCGGTCGCGGCTGCAGCAGGTCATCCAGCGGGTGGTGCCCAGTGTCCAGGTGAAGGTGGAACCGGACAGGGACTCATCCAGCCCCCCACCCTCTGGACCATCCCCTCTGGATGCCTCTGTGAAGGGGGACAGCAGCCTAGAGGACATGAGCCAGGAGGTCAGGGAGGCCATTAGTGTCTCTCTGGAGCCAAACTCCCTATCTTGTTGCCAGGCCACATCACCATCCCCCCAGCCAAACCAAAACTCCTACCCCACCCAGCTCACAAACCACCCTGGCACCCCACAGAGACAGCCCTGCAACCCCGCTGCCCCCTTTAATGTCATAGTAAACGGCAGCAGTCAATCCACAGACAGTCCCGGCAGGAGCACGTTACCCACACCTCCGTCTGACCCTGGccggagaggaggaggtggcgaACCGGCCAACTGTGAGCTGGAGCGGGAGGCGCTGAAGGAGAACAGCTGCTCAGTGGCAGAGTGGGAACCAGGTAAGAGGGGCCCGAGTGAGGAGGCAGCACACGGGGGCACTGATGAAGGCAAGCTGGAAGCTTACGGCGACCTTATGGATCTGGACGATGATGACGACCACGCCTATGCACTGCCCCTGCTGCTGCCCAAGGCTGGCTGTGTCATCCAGCCTGTGCCAAAGCCCAACGACAAGACGGCCATCGTGTCCTGTAGCATCAGCGCTCCCCTGGCGGCAGGGGCAGGGAGCCCCGAGCTGGAGCTGCCACTAAAGAGGAGGTGCCTGCGAATACGCAATCAGAACAAATGA